AACGGCGGCAACTTGGTCGCGCTGATCAGCACGATGATGCTGGCAATCGCCAGCAGTACGCAGAACATCAAGCGGGTGTCGTGAACCATCCACGCGGCAGTCGATAACTCCAAGACGGGACTCCTTATCGAGCAGGTTGGCTAATATGTTTCTTTTTGTTTCAGCCAGAAAAGCATACCTGATACCGCGCCAGCCAAGTGCAACGGGCCTTTTTGGTGCAAGGCGCAACCCAGTGCTGAGGGGATTCGAATGGAAGCTCAAGGATGCCGAAAATATAATTCGGCCAGTGCCCGAAGCCCTCTTCAGAAAAAACCCGCAGCGCCGATGCAGATTTAGACCCCCTCCCCACTTGCCTATCGGTGCCCCATGTTCAATACCCGCCTGAAGCAGGAGCTGTCGGCTCTTCGCGAAGAATTGTCGAGCTTGCACCAGGTTAAACAGAGCCTGGAAAGCGAAATGCTCTGTCTGACGCTGAACCCCGATGGCCGAGTGGAGTGGGCGAATGCCAACTTCCTGCAGGAACTGGTCTACCCGTTGAGCGAGATTCAGGGGCGGCCAATCGAAGAGCTGGTGCCGGCCCACATTCGCCAGGACCCATTTCAGTTGCGTTTCAAACAGGCGCTGACACGTGGCGAACATTTCGCTGGCGCGGTGCGGCTCATGCGCGGCAATGGCAAAGAGGCGTGGCTACGCTCGGTCGTACAACCGGTGCGCAGTTCGGACGGGCGCATCAAGCATTTTTCGATCTATTCCAGCGACCTCACGCGCACCATCGAAAGTTCGCGTGAACATCAAAACCTGATCACTGCACTGATGCGCTCCACCGCGTTGATCGAATTCGACCTGGACGGGCAAGTGCTCACCGCCAATGACCGCTTCCTCGGCGCTATGGGCTACAGCCTGGCGCAGATCCAGGGTAAGCATCACCGTATGTTCTGCGAGCCGCAGGAGTACAACAGCCCGGATTACCAGCAGTTCTGGAAGCGCCTGAACGCCGGCGAGTTCGTCGCGGCGCGCTTCAAACGTGTGGACAGTCATGGCCGTGCGGTGTGGTTGGAAGCCACCTATAACCCGGTGGCGGACGCTAATGAGCGGCTGTACAAAGTGGTCAAGTTCGCCACGGTGATCACCGACCAGGTCGACCGCGAGCAGGCAGTGGCCGATGCCGCCAACATCGCTTACAGCACCTCCCTGCAAACTGATGACAGCGCCCAGCGCGGTAACACCGTGGTGACCCAGGCGGTGGACGTGATGCGCGACCTGGCCCAGCACATGCAGCAGGCCGGCGAGGGTATCGAGGCGTTGAATGCTCAGTCCCAGGTGATCGGCAGCATCGTCAAGACCATCAGCGGCATCGCCGAACAGACCAACCTGCTGGCGCTCAACGCGGCCATCGAAGCGGCGCGTGCTGGGGAGCAGGGGCGTGGCTTTGCGGTGGTGGCCGATGAAGTGCGGCAACTGGCGTCACGCACCAGCAAAGCCACCGAGGAAATTGTCGGTGTGGTGCGCCAGAACCAGGACATGGCCCGCGACGCGGTGGCCTTGATGGCAGATGGACGTGCGCAAGCCGAGCAGGGCCTGGCCCTGGCGGCCGAGGCGGGCACGGTGATTGTGGAGATTCAAGACGGTGCGCAAAAAGTGGTAAGCGCCGTCGGACAATTCGCCAATCAGCTGTCGAGCTGACCTGTAGGGCCCAGGCTTGAGGTATCGTAGGTTTTTCCTCGTACCAAGAGCCGATCCCCATGAGCCCTACTCACCGTCGTCCCGTCCCATTGTCCAAGGCCTACCGCTTGCTCAACCATGGGCCGACGGTGCTGGTCAGCGCGGCGCATAACGGCCAGCGCAATATCATGGCCGCTGCCTGGGCCATGCCGCTGGATTTTGATCCGCCCAAAGTCGCGGTCGTTCTGGACAAGGCCACCTGGACCCGTCAGCTGCTCGAAGGCGCCGGCACCTTCGTGCTCCAGGTGCCTTGCGTCGCGCAGGCCGACCTGGTGCAAACGGTCGGCAACACCAGCGGCGCCGAAACCGACAAATTCGCCGCCTACGGCCTGCACAGCTTCAGCGGTGAACACACCGAGGCGCCGATGCTGGAAGGTTGCGTGGCCTGGTTGGAGTGCCGCCTGCTGCCTGAGCCGCATAATCAGCAGACCTATGACCTGTTCCTGGGCGAAGTAGTCGCGGCCTATGCTGATGAGCGGGTATTCAGCGAGGGCCGTTGGCATTTTGAAGGGCATGATGAACTGCGCACGTTGCACCATGTGGCAGGTGGGAATTTCCTGGCCATTGGCCAACCGGTTGTCGGGCACCAGCTCTGACCAAGGGGGCAGGCCCAGTCGAGCGAGCGCAATGCTCAAAGCAGCGAAGACCAACTGTGGGAGCAGGCAAGCCAGCTCCCACATGGGTTTGTGATGTTTTTCAGGTTCGTGGCATGCACTCGATGGTGCGGTTTACCACGGTCTTGGCCATCTCCAGCAAGTGCCAGGCGGCATGGATTCGGGCGCGGTCGTGGGGTTGCAGGTGATCGCAACAGTCCCACACCGTGGCCGATGCGCTGTTGATCAGATGGGAAATATAGAGTTGAGCGTCTTCGAAGCTGAGCTCTTCATTGACGACTAGGCAATCCATGGGTGGATCGGGAAGTGCTTTGGTCATGGTGTAACTCCTATTGAGCAAGGGAGCGACCACCTAGGCTGCTAAACGTAAGGTGGCAGCTGTACGCGGGTTAGCAGACCGGTCAATAGGAAAACCGGCGCACCCGAAAGTGCCCCGCGCACAGCCACCATAAACGTATAGGTGAACCTGTGCCTATTGAGTTCGGGCTGCTAAACCCGATCACTGAAATCCAGCGACGGACCGAAGACTAGCCATCGATTCCAACAGGCACAAGGCGGCGGGGATTGTCTCGGAAACGTCCTGCAATTTAAAGGGACACGGCTTGCTGGCCCTTTACAAACCATGACCCAATGCCAGCAATGCCACCTTATTCCAAAATGTGGGAGGGGGCTTGCTCCCGATAGCGGTGTGTCAGCCAGCCTATTTGTCGCTGATACACCGCTATCGGGAGCAAGCCCCCTCCCACATTTGAATGCATTCCAAGTCTTGGATCAGCGCCCGAGCATCTTCACCCAGCGCGACGGCGGCATGCCGTAGGTGCTGCGAAACTGTCGGGTCATGTGGCTTTGGTCACTGAAGCCGGCAGTCATCGCCGCGTCCACCAGTGGCTGGCCCTGGGCCAATAAGTGGCGCACCAGGTCCAGCCGGCGCATGGTCAGGTAGCGGTAGGGGCTGGTGCCGAACAGTAAGCGAAAATCTCGCGACAACGCCCAGCGATCACGCTCGGCATGCTCGGCCATTTCATCCAGGGTGATGCTGCGGCCCAGGGCGCTGTGGATAAATTCCCGGGCACGTTCGGCGGCAACGTAGTCGAAGGAGGTGCGCTTGGCGATTGCGCCGCTGGCATCGCTCAGCGCCTGGGCCACGTCGAACATCGCGTCCTGCTCCTGCATCGGGTCGATCGGGCAATCCAGGCTTTGCAGCAACACTTCGCTGGCGCGATGCAGCCGAGGGTCGGTGGACACACCACCCGGTATGAACGGCAACGGCTTGCCGCCGAGGATCTGCTGGATCAGCGCCGGCTCCACGTAAATCATCCGGTACTTGAAGCCTTCTGCGCTGCCCGCGCGGCCATCGTGAATTTCATCGGGGTGGATGACCATGGTAGTGCCGGGCAAGCTATGGGTCATGCCGCCGCGATAATGAAAACTCTGCACACCGAACAACGTGCGGCCGATGGCGTAGGTATCATGGCGATGGGGGTCGAACGCAAAGCCGGCAAAGTACGCCTCGATACGGTCCAGGCCGCTGGCGTGCGGGGCGCGGTGCAGCCAGTCGAGGGTGTGGGTAGGGTTGCCCATGGTGACTTGTCACAAAAGGAGGTGGAAACACGTTAACCCAGTCTGTATGCGTTGTCTGCCGGGGTCTTGCACGATCGTGCAGAGGCTGGCAAACCACCGATTGTCCGTGGTAAGAAGCCTTACTTTCAACAGCGAGGCCGGGTCATGGACAAGGTGCGGGTAGGGATTATTTTTGGTGGCCGTTCGGCCGAGCATGAAGTGTCGTTGCAGTCGGCGCGCAACATCGTCGACGCGCTTGACCGTTCGCGCTACGAGCCGGTTCTGATCGGTATCGACAAGGCCGGTCACTGGCACCTCAATGACACCTCGAACTTCCTGATCAACCAGGAAAACCCGGCGCTGATTGCCCTCAACCAGTCCAGCCGTGAACTGGCGGTGGTGCCCGGCAAAGCCAGCCAGCAAGTGGTTGAGACATCAGGCCAGGGCGCGCTGCAACACATCGACGTGATCTTTCCCATCGTTCACGGCACCCTTGGCGAGGACGGTTGCCTGCAAGGCCTGCTGCGCATGGCGGACCTGCCCTTCGTCGGCTCGGACGTGCTGGGCTCGGCGGTGTGCATGGACAAGGACATCAGCAAACGCCTGCTGCGCGACGCGGGCATTGCCGTCACCCCGTTCATCACGCTGACCCGCGCCAATGCGGCGCGCACCTCCTTTGCGGCGGCAGCAGGCAAGCTCGGCTTGCCGATGTTCGTCAAACCGGCCAACCAGGGATCGTCAGTGGGCGTGAGCAAGGTCGGCAGCGAAGCCGAGTACCACGCGGCGGTCGAACTGGCCTTGGGTTTCGATGAAAAAGTGCTGGTGGAATCCGCGGTCCAGGGCCGCGAGATCGAATGCGCCGTGCTCGGCAACGAAAACCCCATCGCCAGCGGCTGCGGCGAGATCGTGGTCAGCAGCGGCTTCTATTCCTATGACAGCAAATACATCGATGCCCACGCCGCCCAGGTGGTGGTGCCGGCGGACATCAGCCATCAAGCCAGCGAGCGCATTCGCAGCCTGGCGATTGAAGCCTTCCAGGTGTTGGGATGCGCGGGGTTGGCGCGGGTCGATGTGTTCCTCACCGACGACGGTGAAGTGCTGATCAACGAAATCAACTCGCTGCCCGGTTTCACCCGCATCAGCATGTACCCCAAGTTGTGGCAGGCGGCCGGCATGAGTTACAGCGAACTGGTCAGCCGCCTGATCGAGCTGGCGCTGGAACGGCATGCCGCGCGCAAGGGCTTGAAGATCAACCGCTGAACCGTCTGCGTGGTGGCGAGGGAGCCCGTTCCCCCGCCACACAGGATGAATCAATCGCCCAATGCTTCGCCTTCGCGGCGCGGGTCGGCACCGCCGCTCAGCGACACCTTGCCTTGAGCATCACGCGTGCGAACGATGGCCTGGACGCCGCTGGTCATCTCTATTTCGCTCAACTCATGGCCCTTGCGCTTCAATGCCTGCTTCACATCCTGGCTGAACAACCCGGCTTCCAGTTCGGTCGCGCCGTTGCGGCTGCCGAAATTGGGCAGGTTGATGGCCGCTTGCGGGTCGAGTTTCCAGTCGAGCATGGCCACCAGTGACTTGCTCACGTATTCGATGATCTGCGAGCCGCCCGGCGAACCCACCGTGGCCAGCAACTCACCGCTCTGACGGTCGAACACCAGCGTCGGTGCCATGGCAGAGCGCGGACGTTTGCCGGGCTGCACGCGGTTGGCGACGGGCTGGCCGTTTTCTTCGGCGATGAACGAGAAGTCGGTCATCTGGTTATTCAGCAAAAAGCCCTGGACCATCAAGTGGGAACCGAACGCCGCTTCCACCGTGGTGGTCATCGATACGGCGCCGCCCTGGTCATCCACGGCCACCACCTGGGAAGTCGAGATGCGCAGCGGCGAACGGTCTGGCGCATAGGCGACCTGGATGCCCGCCGGCTGGCCTGGCTTGGCCACGCCCATGCTGCGCTCACCGATCAGTGCGGCGCGCCGGGTCAGGTAATCGGGGGCGACGAGGCCGGCCACCGGCACCGGCGTAAAGTCCGCATCGGCCACGTAAAGCGCGCGGTCAGCGAAGGCCAGGCGCCCGGCTTCGGCGATCAGGTGCACGGCTTCAGGCGCTGGTTCAAGCCCGGCGGGGGAAGGGCTCTGGGTTGGCGTCATCGGCGCGATGGCCTGGCGCGGGTCACGGGCTTGCAGCGCCTGCAGCGTTCCCAGGATCTGCGCCACAGCGATGCCACCCGATGATGGCGGCGGCATGCCGCACACCTTCCATTGTTTGTAGTCGGTACACAACGGCGTGCGTTCCTTGGCGACGTAGCCCTTGAGGTCGGCCTGAGACAGGCTGCCGGCGTTGCGATGGCCCTGCACCTTGCGTGCGATCTCATCGGCAATCGGGCCGTGGTACAGCGCATCCGGTCCCTCCTTGGCGATACGTTTGAACACCTTGGCCAGCGCCGGGTTTTTCAACAGGGTGCCGGTGGCTTTTGGCGACCCGTCGGCATTCAGAAAGTAGGCTGCCATGTCGGGTGACTGCGCGATAAAGCGGTCTGCGGCGATCAAGCTGTGCAAGCGCGGCGATATCGCGAAGCCCTGTTCAGACAAACGAATCGCCGGTTCGAACAGCTTGGCCCATTGCAGGTGGCCGGTCTTGCTGTGCGCCATTTCCAAGGCCCGCAGCACACCTGGCGTGCCCACCGAACGCCCGCCAATCTGCGCGTCGGTGAACGCCATTGGCGTGCCGTCGGCGTTCAGGAACAAGCGCTCGGTAGCCCCGGCCGGGGCGGTTTCACGACCGTCATAGGCGTGCACTCGTTCGCCGTCCCACAGCATGATGAAGGCACCACCGCCGATGCCGGAGGATTGCGGTTCCACCAGCGTCAGCACCGCTTGCATGGCGATGGCCGCATCGATTGCCGAGCCGCCCTGGCGCAACATCTCGCGCCCGGCTTCGGCGGCCAGTGGGTTGGCGGCGGCAGCCATATGCCGCTCGGCGTGGCGGGTAGTGAGGTCGGTGCGATAGCCCGACCCCAGCTCCGGTGCGGGCGGTTGTTCTTTGATCGCGGTGTGGCAGCCGGCCAGGGCGAGGGTGATGGCAGCTAGTGACAGTCGACGACGGGAAATAAAAAGCACGCGCTGAACTCCGTTCATTGTGAGAATGATCTGGTCTTCCTGTCGGGGGACTTTAGCGCAGCAGAGGAGGGATTTATGCACCGAAGATTAGAGAATTGGTCCCACGCGCAGCGTGACGTGATCGACCATTTTCCCACCCAGGGTAAACAGCAGGCATAAAAAAACGGCCTACCTTTCGGTAAGCCGTTTTTAGTACTTGGTGGCTACACAGTCATTTGAACTGATCGTGTAGAGCGCTGTATTTAAAGGGTTTTGTGCGGTGTCTATCGGTTAGGCATACATGTAGGCATACACGCTGCTTGCTTCTGCCTACAGATGTAGTGGTATTCCCGCTAGGTAAAGCACCACCAGTTGGTAGGTGATGTGTAGCCATTCGGCCAGGTAGTCACTTCTTTGTCCGACCTTCTGCCGACAGTGAGGCGAGGGCAAGGGTGATGAATCCTGCATTCCCATCCAGGGTTTCTAGTGCCCCTCGGATGTTCTGTGCCACTTCTGTAGATCCTCTTTGCTCAACCCAGTTTGACAATTCCTCGATAGCTGCCCCCAGCGCCAGTTGGTTTTCATTCATGCGCTTGAGTAATGACGCAAGCAAAGGGATGTCTTCCATGGTGTTCTCCCGCCGTGTTGTCAGGTAGTCAATCTATCTCGAGCCGGTCGCATTGCATATCAGCTGTCCTCAACACCTGGTCATCAGGAATCACGCTGATCATCTTGACTCACCAGAGGCCAACAATGGGGTGTAGGCCAATTTGGAAAGGCAGCATGAGAGCACACATCCAGCCCCCCCTCCAAAACTGGTGTAACCGGTGTTACGAGTGTAACGCCCTTTCCAAAACGCCCGGTTTCATTGGCTTTCACGCCTGTTACACAGTTGAGTGACGTAGCGTACATCTGATGTAACGCTGCCCGTGCGTGTAACGCTAAAGTCAGCATCCCGATGTTGTGGGCAGGCTAGCTGGAGGACATGTACGGCAAGGTATTCCGTCGCTATATGTTGCTGATAAACGAAGCGGTCCCGCGCCTTTGGAAGGTCACGCCTCTGTAACGGAGGGGTAGGTAGTGTCATGATTCGACGGAAATGAACTTCGCAGCCAGGCAAATCTATGACCGATACGCCGCAACATCAGCTTCTTGCTGGGCTGCCGGGTGATGGCCCTCTTCCTCTCCAGTTCAGTGCAACCGGCCAAGGGCAGCACAGTGAGGGGATCGTTATCAGGTTCTTGCCGGAAGGGATGCCTTCTTGGGTGGGGAACTTCCAACCCGGTTTTTGCCGCTTCAACTGTGTGTTGGAAGTGGAGTCGAGTTTTCACGTGATCGTAGTTGCCGGTGGTCAGGGTTACATCGTGGACGTTCGTAACGGACTGCTCTTGAAGCACTTCGGTGGGGATATTGAGAATTTGATCAGCATTCCAGAGCTGGGTAGCACCCTCGTTTCAAATGGGCTGTGGCTTAGGCTTTTCAAAGGAGACGCTGAGGTCTGGTGCACTGAGCGTTTGTCTTTAGATGGGATTAGGGATATCCAAGTTTCTCTCGCTGATGGGTTCATTACGGGGGATGGTTGGTACTTGGAGGACTCTTGGTATCCGTTCAAAGTCTGCATTTCCACCGGGGAGGCCACAGGAGGAGCTTTCGAGTCACTTGACTTCAGCTAGCCAGCCTCCCCATTCCAAGAGGATCAACGCCGGGGACCCTGGCGGTTTTCGAGGGACACGGGGCATGAAACCCGCGGGATCGAGTTAGTGGGAGGCGTTGGAAGTTACTGAAATTTCAATCGTTGAAATTGAAAGGATCTTGAAGAAAAAGGGCCATCGTTACAGCTTCGGTAAAGGTGGCCGTATCTGTTGCTGATAATGAACGCCTGCGTGGCGTCAACCATGGTGATGGGTGTCAACCACGTCAACCTGTCAACCGACGTAGGAAATATTGCCGCTAACACGATCCCGCGGGTTTCCTACCCCGTATATGCTTCTTCTGCTCAGGGGCCCAGGCTCCCGCAGGAATCTCTTCGCTGGTGGAACTCATTCCCGATGGGGGGCGGGGTAGACACGTAAGGATCTGGGGTGACGTGAGTTATTAAGTAATTGAATTTATTGATTTTTATTTGTATTTGCACCGCATAATTATTCCAATGCGTTTGGTGTCACAACCAAAATTGGTGTTACAACGACGTTTTCAAATTTGAGCAGACCGTAGGCCGCAATCATTATTTTCATCGTCGTAACAGACAGAAATCGAGAAATGGCGGGCGGGAGTCATATGTGGGCTAGCCGGCCAGTGTCTTTAATAAATTAAGACGAACGTAGGCAAAGGAGCGCTGCACCAGACCTAAGGGGCCTCAGGCTCGGGGATTGACATACCGAATCAACGCGATACGACATTTCTTTGATATGCGCCGATAGTGCTACCTACATATAAAAGCTCAGTGAAGCTGATAGGATGGCAAAAAATAATCACTGGGCATGACTACCCGAAGTGCGCGAGATCAGTCCAAGGAGCGGTGTTTTCAATGAAGGAATTACGCGAGTTACTGCTGAAGCCTACGCAGGATGTAGCGGATCGGAAAAAAGCTTTGAAAAAGAGACCCAATGCATTCGCATTTGATGCCGGGCAGCTTCCATTTGAGCGTCTCGGAGATGCTCAGTTCGAGCTTCTTTTATCTGATATTTACAATGAGTTAGCGGGCTCTGATTCCCATAGCTGGTATGACGGCGCAAGACGGATGAATGACGGTGCGGACGGTGGGCGCGATGTCATATTAACGCATCAGGGAGTGTCGGTTGGCATCATCCAATGTAAAAGGTTGAAGTCTAATATAGGACTACCCCAGTTTATTCCGGAAATATGCAAGTTTTTTCTAAACTCAGTTCTTGAGCCAAAGCTAATTTCAGCTGATGGGAAAGAGTTCTTTTATATATTGGCAGTTGCAGAAAGCACAACTGCTGCACTCATGACGTTCCTGGACGGCACTGGAGTAGAAAGATTTGACGCGTTAAGGTCTACTTTTGAGCAGGAAGCTTTAAAGGTAAAAGATAAATATGTAAAGCTCAAGAATAGTGAAGAGCTTAAGGGGATTACCTCGGGCGCTCAGCTATGTGATTTGTTTTGGGCAAGGATGATTGCAACCAAAACAATACTCCATCGCAAAGAAGATTTGTCAAGGTTAGTTGCTGATAAAGATAAAATTAAGTCTACATATTTTAAGCTGGATACAGTTGGCGGGGCCACAACGCAAGAAATTGAGACACTTCTTAACAATGTTTTGGGTAGTAGAGGATTAAGTCGGGGAGTAGGGGATGTAGAATTAGCTGCGAAAATTAGAACAGCATATATAGAATGTAATCTGAATCATAATGGTCGATTCAATGTGGCTGTTGTACAAGGTTCCGGCAACAGCGTAGAGGCTACTATTCGAGGCTTGCTTGAAGAGCCAGGCTCAAAATTGAAGCATCACTTTGGATCGCGTGTTTCTGTCATAATGTGTGGGTCGTCGGCTCTCACAGCGGATAAATGGTCGGTTTGCAATAAATTAGTAGAGGATTACACTTCGCCAGTAGTGCTGATGGTGGGGTGCGGATACGTAGACGGTTTGACTCTCCTTAAATGGAAAAATGAGGATCAAGAAAGCAAAGTTTGGATAGACCCTGAGTGGGAGCCCGCTTCCGGCTGTAATTATCGCGCAGGCTGGTGCTGGGTTAAACTAAGTGATGAGGAAACGAAGTGTTATATTTTAGTTGAGAATAACCCACTAGATACAGCGCTTGATCATGGTAATGTTTCGCTGAGGTTGGCATTTGAAGATGTCGTTGTTTGGCCGATACTTGGTGATGATTTTGTAGCTCCTATATCTGAGTCAAAGTCCCAGTTGAGAAGAGTTTATCTGGGGCAAAGAGAGGATGCGTTATTACGCCCGAATGTTTTACTGGTGTCTCATAATACCAATGCAACTGAGACGTCTTTTGAAAGTTCATTATCTGATTATCATGCGCTGAGGCAGAATTCTAAGGTCGCTTTGGTCGTTTCAAATAGCGGCCAAGTTAGAGATTATGGTATTTGGAAGAACGTAACGGGTTTTTTTCCAACAGCTGAACTATCAAACGTAACGACCAAAGCGCCAACGAACAGTCCGTGCGGAAATTTGATGCGCAGGATCTCGCCAGGCGCGTTGTTGGCTGAATTAGCCTGGGACAACACCGGGCACACTTTAGTTGTTTCTCGCGCCTTTCCTTATAGATTTAAAGATCATGGCATATGCTCTGACTTGAGCAGCGAAGAAGTAGAGCTTTCTCAGCTCATAAGTAAATATCCTGCTACTGTAGATATGACGGTTCCCGTTCATTCCGAGCTGGAAATATTACAAGAGCTAGTGGAGTCAGGAGCATTTCAAGCTAGTGGGGTTTTTACTTACTCTACTATGCATGGTGTAAAACCCGGGGCAGCTTTTCTACCCAGTCATATATATGACCATGGCGAGTGTGTTATGGGTACTGTGCATGCACTTTGTTATCTCAAATCTCAATCCAATACCCATTGGCAGTACGAGAAGTACTGTAGTGGCCAACTAAAATACGTTTCGGACTCAGGGTATACCGCTAATATTCTCGGCTGGAGTAACTATACTTACAGTGTTCGGTCGATGGAAGCTGATATAGTAGATTGGGCGAAGCAACCCGGCGAGCATCCCGAGCTGATTGTTTTTTGGAAAGGGAAAGGTCGTATACCTGATGTCGGAATAAAACCCTCAGAGCGCGGTCGCTTCAATATAACGTATGCCGCAGATGAAGAGAATAATATTACGTATCCTACGCTTGCCAGAAAAGCATTCGTCTTTGGAATAGATGAGGTTGAATCGTATTATTCCGAGCTGGATTCGAGCAAGTCACCTTCTTCATTGATGGAAGATATAGTTGCGCGAAAGGAGAAGTTGGATGTTTGATCAGCTATTGGTGGATATAGAAATTCGCGCTGTGGACGCTGGTTTCACAGCGAAAAAATTACAAATTGCTGAATTTGATGAGCTGGAAATTGCCAATGTTTATTGGGAATCTAATTTTGCTTCTATCTTGCTCATCAATCTGATGGGTTTGGAATATGGTGAGTCAGTTAAAAAAATTATAATTTCTGAAGCTTTGCTTGATAAGGTTCTCGTTGGAAGAGAAAGATCAGGAATAGTTATAGATGGCTATTTGATTCTTGCAGTTGATTCAGAGATGCATGATTTAAAAAGTTTTATAGCGGATGCTGAAAAAAATACAAGATTTGTCAGGAAACATGTCGTTGTAAAATACCCGGATCAATGGCAGAGAGTAGAGAGAGTTACATCTCTGGGAATAGCAACAGTAGCGAGTGTTGCACAGTTTACGATTAACCCGACACTCGATCCGAAAGCCAAAAAGCTAATGGATGAGATTGAATTGTATGGAAGTTTGGCAACGGCTGAAGCTCATTCTAAGGAGTGGAATCTAAATGAATAGCAATTTGTCGATTCGTTTGCTCTCCATCACTGTCAGTAATTTTCGAGGAATCCCTGGTACGATTACGATTCCTCTAGATACTCCCCTGATCGTGATCCACGCAGCAAATGGAACTGGGAAAAGTTCGATTTGCTACGCTATAGAATGGCTTCTTACGGGTGTTGTGAATGACGTTAGTACACACGAACTTCCATGCCAGTGGGGAAAAGGTAGAATGGAGGTCTCAGCAGAGTGCTTAATTGGACAAACTCGCTACGAATTGCGAAGGTATGGGCGGACTTTGACTTTAAAGGCAGGTAATGAGGTAAATAAAATTACCGATGCCGACCTGTTAGAAATGCTTACGCCGGATTCAGTAGGAGGAAAAAACCAAAAGGTTTCGAAAAATGTAAAACGTAATTGGTTAAGGAGTAGTCGCTGGCTGTATTCAAATGCATTAGCACTATTGGTTGATAATAGTCGAGCATCTGATAGGGAACAAATATTTGCTGACATACTTGGTTTTGGGCATTTGACGCACGCATTGCAAAAAATCACCGATTA
This region of Pseudomonas sp. MUP55 genomic DNA includes:
- a CDS encoding flavin reductase family protein; translation: MSPTHRRPVPLSKAYRLLNHGPTVLVSAAHNGQRNIMAAAWAMPLDFDPPKVAVVLDKATWTRQLLEGAGTFVLQVPCVAQADLVQTVGNTSGAETDKFAAYGLHSFSGEHTEAPMLEGCVAWLECRLLPEPHNQQTYDLFLGEVVAAYADERVFSEGRWHFEGHDELRTLHHVAGGNFLAIGQPVVGHQL
- a CDS encoding AraC family transcriptional regulator, with amino-acid sequence MGNPTHTLDWLHRAPHASGLDRIEAYFAGFAFDPHRHDTYAIGRTLFGVQSFHYRGGMTHSLPGTTMVIHPDEIHDGRAGSAEGFKYRMIYVEPALIQQILGGKPLPFIPGGVSTDPRLHRASEVLLQSLDCPIDPMQEQDAMFDVAQALSDASGAIAKRTSFDYVAAERAREFIHSALGRSITLDEMAEHAERDRWALSRDFRLLFGTSPYRYLTMRRLDLVRHLLAQGQPLVDAAMTAGFSDQSHMTRQFRSTYGMPPSRWVKMLGR
- the ddlA gene encoding D-alanine--D-alanine ligase; translation: MDKVRVGIIFGGRSAEHEVSLQSARNIVDALDRSRYEPVLIGIDKAGHWHLNDTSNFLINQENPALIALNQSSRELAVVPGKASQQVVETSGQGALQHIDVIFPIVHGTLGEDGCLQGLLRMADLPFVGSDVLGSAVCMDKDISKRLLRDAGIAVTPFITLTRANAARTSFAAAAGKLGLPMFVKPANQGSSVGVSKVGSEAEYHAAVELALGFDEKVLVESAVQGREIECAVLGNENPIASGCGEIVVSSGFYSYDSKYIDAHAAQVVVPADISHQASERIRSLAIEAFQVLGCAGLARVDVFLTDDGEVLINEINSLPGFTRISMYPKLWQAAGMSYSELVSRLIELALERHAARKGLKINR
- the ggt gene encoding gamma-glutamyltransferase, which encodes MNGVQRVLFISRRRLSLAAITLALAGCHTAIKEQPPAPELGSGYRTDLTTRHAERHMAAAANPLAAEAGREMLRQGGSAIDAAIAMQAVLTLVEPQSSGIGGGAFIMLWDGERVHAYDGRETAPAGATERLFLNADGTPMAFTDAQIGGRSVGTPGVLRALEMAHSKTGHLQWAKLFEPAIRLSEQGFAISPRLHSLIAADRFIAQSPDMAAYFLNADGSPKATGTLLKNPALAKVFKRIAKEGPDALYHGPIADEIARKVQGHRNAGSLSQADLKGYVAKERTPLCTDYKQWKVCGMPPPSSGGIAVAQILGTLQALQARDPRQAIAPMTPTQSPSPAGLEPAPEAVHLIAEAGRLAFADRALYVADADFTPVPVAGLVAPDYLTRRAALIGERSMGVAKPGQPAGIQVAYAPDRSPLRISTSQVVAVDDQGGAVSMTTTVEAAFGSHLMVQGFLLNNQMTDFSFIAEENGQPVANRVQPGKRPRSAMAPTLVFDRQSGELLATVGSPGGSQIIEYVSKSLVAMLDWKLDPQAAINLPNFGSRNGATELEAGLFSQDVKQALKRKGHELSEIEMTSGVQAIVRTRDAQGKVSLSGGADPRREGEALGD
- a CDS encoding ABC-three component system protein, whose protein sequence is MKELRELLLKPTQDVADRKKALKKRPNAFAFDAGQLPFERLGDAQFELLLSDIYNELAGSDSHSWYDGARRMNDGADGGRDVILTHQGVSVGIIQCKRLKSNIGLPQFIPEICKFFLNSVLEPKLISADGKEFFYILAVAESTTAALMTFLDGTGVERFDALRSTFEQEALKVKDKYVKLKNSEELKGITSGAQLCDLFWARMIATKTILHRKEDLSRLVADKDKIKSTYFKLDTVGGATTQEIETLLNNVLGSRGLSRGVGDVELAAKIRTAYIECNLNHNGRFNVAVVQGSGNSVEATIRGLLEEPGSKLKHHFGSRVSVIMCGSSALTADKWSVCNKLVEDYTSPVVLMVGCGYVDGLTLLKWKNEDQESKVWIDPEWEPASGCNYRAGWCWVKLSDEETKCYILVENNPLDTALDHGNVSLRLAFEDVVVWPILGDDFVAPISESKSQLRRVYLGQREDALLRPNVLLVSHNTNATETSFESSLSDYHALRQNSKVALVVSNSGQVRDYGIWKNVTGFFPTAELSNVTTKAPTNSPCGNLMRRISPGALLAELAWDNTGHTLVVSRAFPYRFKDHGICSDLSSEEVELSQLISKYPATVDMTVPVHSELEILQELVESGAFQASGVFTYSTMHGVKPGAAFLPSHIYDHGECVMGTVHALCYLKSQSNTHWQYEKYCSGQLKYVSDSGYTANILGWSNYTYSVRSMEADIVDWAKQPGEHPELIVFWKGKGRIPDVGIKPSERGRFNITYAADEENNITYPTLARKAFVFGIDEVESYYSELDSSKSPSSLMEDIVARKEKLDV